Within the Medicago truncatula cultivar Jemalong A17 chromosome 4, MtrunA17r5.0-ANR, whole genome shotgun sequence genome, the region tatatatatatatatatatcaaataaagcatttataaaataacattGGTATGTGACACACTCTAATTGACCAATGACACATAACATTAGTATCTTGATGGTACACAAGTGTTATCCAAAGACCAACATTGATCATGGGGCATTTTGGGCGATTATGGTCAAGAATCAAAAGATATAAAAActcaaaatgataaaaataaaagctcAAATATTGAAATGTCCAATACATAGCTTCTAACTTGTACAAATGTATTTGCCAAACCACCAATCTCTAGCCATTTATGGCCACACATGCTATAAGAACTTATTAAGGAATTCAACTCTTAGCAACCATTCCAAATGTCCCTATGGTTGCACttgcataaaaaatattacaaatttgaATAGATTTGTAATTTGTATATGATCTATGATACATGAcacataacaaataaataaataaaaaatcaagcaTAGACTTGTGGATTCTCCAGCAGATATGACTCCACAACTTCGTAAATTCCAATGGTGCTTTCCCTTCCTTCCTTTACATCTTCTTCTTTAACATCAAAATCTCCAATAGTCTTGTAACTGCTTGCCATTTTACATAGACAACCTCCATCATTTGTAGCCTCAAACTTCACCTCATAAGCAATTGATTCCAGCTTGTCCCCTAATGGATCCCCTTCAATCATAGTGTATTTGCAAATCAAATTTTCCTTATCAAGCACATCAATCTTTTGTTTCAGATATTTGAAGGGGCTGCCTGCATATCATAAAAGAAATACATAAGAAGTTATTCAAATAAACTTCTTTAGTTTACCTGATGTCGACTCAAAGGTAAAGCCACCAAAGCAATCCAAAAGTATATTTTACTTAATGATAAAGACACATACtctattattttcaaaatcaaaattaatatttatcaataaaGATTAAATCAATTGACTTTACTatcaattgaaaaagaaatattaaatgtCTGGATACTTTTGGGAAGCATGCCGTTCATTGTAAGGAGCTTCCCGACTTTAAATACAGACATGACTTTGTTAAGGATgtactttttgatatattcagGCGAGCAGGAGTATCAATGAAGAAGGAGGCGCCTGTGAACTTTCTGACTGACCCACTAGATAGAAGATCGACACTTAGGCCTGCGGATGTTATGGTGTACGGATGGGTTGGAGGAAAACATGCATGTGTGGACTTGACTGGGGTTTCACCACTTGTGGGTTAAGGGGTGGGGGCTTTTACGGTAGGACAGACAGCTCTAAAAGCTGCGTCAAGCAAAGTGGTCAAACATGAGAAAGCGtgttctgacaatcaacatgctTTTAATACAatttgcttttgacacttttggctttctAGCATCAGAGGCAGTTGACCTTCTACATATAGTCCAAAGGGTTATGCATAGCAATGTTATGTCTCCTAGATCCATAAATGTTGTGTTTACGAAGATTGATTTTGCCATCCAAAAAGATCTAGCGGCGCAGCTTGTTGCCCGCTTGCCTCCTATTCATGTGTAAGTAATATTaatagtaaatataattttgtataataaaaagtctgaaattaaaatttaatcaaaaatttagtaattttactaaAACACTATTCTTAGTTTTAAAAATGTCCATTTGCATATTAGACCTCAATATGCGTTGGGTCGACCCTGATTTATGTTTGATTGCTAAGTGCTTACCTTCATTAAAGTTGACTTGTTCAATGCTTCCAGCTCCTCCATCTCCTTCAATTATATTGACATCTTTAACAAACTGTGGTAAGagctttgggatcaaatttctAGAGTCTATGATCAAAGCCGTGAACATGCGCGATGGTGCAACGGTTGAGGAATACTCATGTGTAAAGGTTGTGACTCCCAtagtgaatttttttagattgaagatTTACAAGGATCAAAGTTGTGAATGATATAGACCAAGAGGGAGAGACTTTGGTCTTTTATAGAACAAATTGCCCTTGAAACGAAATTTCTTAGAAATGATCCCtttgataaaatttaatgaATTTTGAATGGAATTGAAAATGTGACTTAAATGGACATGTGTTTGATTGTTAGTATTGTTCattgaatttttgttatttgaagaCTTTCAATGATCGTGGCTGCTGGCTGTGTTTTTGTCTCTTAACGATAAGGCTAAATATTCAAATGTATGGTCCCACGTATAGTTGGCTATTGGTAGAATAAGGCCATTTTCCAACATTATTATAGACTATGACTATGATATGTTGTTGGATTCATATTTCATAATTCAGAATAAGAATAGTTCCTTACCTACCTCGTGCATGTGATTTTTCATCAAAGGTTGAAGATTTTGAGTCTTCATTTACcttgaaaaaaattgagtgaTAGGAAAACGAACAGTAACTAGAGAGGAAGCAAAGAaatttttcattctttcttatttttaggAAGGTACGTAGACTGAAGGCAACATGCAAAATCAAAGCTCCATCAAAAGTCAAAGTTCAACCGTAAACCGGAACAGAAGTACACAATGAGACAATTCATtaacttaaccaaaaaaaaaacgtgacaATTCATTGACCATGTTTCAATATAGAAGAGAGGATTGCATAAGAGTGAAAATCAAACCCTTATGAGCTGTTAGATCTGACGTGCTGCGAAGATCAAACCACATGTCAAGATagatttgtgttttttctatcaaaacatTTCTATATGCTTAGATGTATGTTATTTAACACACAATtatttgttatgttattattttcaCCTATTCCAATGTTGTTgtttgcaagtgtgagttatatgtctcacatcggataaaagagtaaaggttgaacactttttaagtaagaggacccataaatccattgtcttaaggttttgggtaagagtgtggtgtctctcttacttgtgcggttgttctagcctcgatgtgggcGGTCCCCCGAACCACCCTAAGTGACCCAAcaatggtatcagagccccgTTCGACAAAGGATACGTTCGAGGCAGCCGATCCGTTATTAGATACAATTCTCCTCGGTATTAATTTGTATGAGttaatttaacttaaaaaaaaaatttgtattttctaTTTAGCACGATTCAAACCTTTAACTCCTAAACCTTAAActcctttaatattttttttaactcaacCAAGTGACTTAGTCACCCTTCAAAATTGGATAACTATggttaaaaaagtaatttttttttacaaaactaaatggcattcattcattcaaatagatatagtacatcgatataatgcgaattcgctaaaaacaaaaaggatgaatacattcatgttaataacataaaacggcaaagtgcAAATGCCTACAactatgactatatttaaatcttCGGAATAACCATGTCTCTGAATCTGTAACGTTGATAACGCCAAAGTCGTTGATTGAATttgcactggatcgaagctgatctgacaatctggaCTAATCTAATAcctgagagaaacaagaaagacaaacatcgtcgcacaaagacggtgaacaaaccaacgtcgcacgaagacgacgaaatcacaaaataaaaaacgaaatagatgtgaaaatttAGTAACTCATTTAATcacaattttgaatttgatcatTCATTgcctcttttttatattttctttgttaataGAAATGTATATAATCAATCCTTCACATCAAAATTCTCTAAGCTCTAACGATTAAcaattaaattaacataaattttagaaaataaaaaataaaaactattttcacaaataaacaaaattaaaaatataaaaactatcaTAAACTCTTATTGGGcccaaatatttgaaattaaccCACCAGGCTTCCATACAACCCGTCACTCTAAGCCCAACACATCACCCTAACAAAAACCCTAATTGTGCTCTTTTACTTTCCTTCACTCTCTCTGCACCTTGAATCTCAGAAACCCTAGAGAACAAAATGGCGAGTCCTCTGAGCTCAACTTCTCATCCTTTCTCTGTTTGTTCCAAATTTTCTCCTTCAATTAACAATcatttgctaattttttttcctgattTTTTTGCAGCCTTTCAAGAGATTCGTTGAGATTGGAAGGGTTGCTCTGATCAACTATGGACCAGAATATGGTAGAATCGTTGTCATCGTTGATGTCATTGACCAAACCAGAGTATGTACTTTTATATTtccatttcttttgtttttttactctGCTTTTTTTATTAGATACATGTTGCACCCGATTTTTAGGTTTTGTTTCTTAGAAATTTGAAGCaataaagtttgaattttttcatcTGGGTGTTGATTAAAACTTGTCATGATTTACATTGTCAGAAAAAATTATGGTAgaatttgattgatgaatttaGTTTTTGTATAGTTGctggttttgttttgttctatTTTAAGGAGTTTTGTGTCCATCTTTTGCAGTAAGTTAAGTTTTGGAATGATTTGGTGTTCTATTCTAGGTAGTTATATCTTGTAAAAGTTTTGTGTCCATCTTTTGCATTAAGTTATTCAgactgttttcagcttattttcataagttctccaagataACTTAGGAAAACAGCTCAttgtttatatgaaaacaatttaactttaatttaCAAATTAAGCGGTTTATCCAAATAGGCCCTGCATTTTGATTACAAATATTGAGTTGTCTGCATCTTTTTGGTTTGGTATCTTAGAAACTTGAAGATCCAACTACAGCCTGCGTTCCATTATGAGTTGTCTTCATtgttgattagtttttttttcttttttttttctttttttttctctttatttaatGAAAGCATTGTTGATTAGTTGGACATGCTTTTTGTAAGTCTGATGTTGAAACTGCATAGCATAATTGGTGTAGGGACGGAAGCACTTTGCGGGCTTGTGCCCACATTTTTGTTGTTCCTACATTAGTGTCAAGTCCTTTTGCAAATATATGAATGGATACAAAACCATGTTTCTTATTCCCCTTTGAATTAGTTAGTAAACAAACACACTTTGAAACTTTTAAGGCTATAAATATCATGTTTAACATTTCCCACGAATAGTGCTGAAATGAATGTTGTGGTTTCATTGCatttagagctgtcaaaatagGCCGGCCCGGAAGCCTGAATTAAATGTAGGGCCTGGGCCGAAAAAATAGCAGCCCGAATTTTCAGGGCTTTTTAGCCTGCCCCGAAAAGGCCCACAGCCCGCTCGGGCT harbors:
- the LOC11416218 gene encoding uncharacterized protein isoform X2; the encoded protein is MGVTTFTHEYSSTVAPSRMFTALIIDSRNLIPKLLPQFVKDVNIIEGDGGAGSIEQVNFNEGGKRATSCAARSFWMAKSIFVNTTFMDLGDITLLCITLWTICRRSTASDARKPKVSKANCIKSMLIVRTRFLMFDHFA
- the LOC11416218 gene encoding pathogenesis-related protein STH-2 isoform X1 — translated: MGVTTFTHEYSSTVAPSRMFTALIIDSRNLIPKLLPQFVKDVNIIEGDGGAGSIEQVNFNEGSPFKYLKQKIDVLDKENLICKYTMIEGDPLGDKLESIAYEVKFEATNDGGCLCKMASSYKTIGDFDVKEEDVKEGRESTIGIYEVVESYLLENPQVYA